The nucleotide window AGCTTTTACTTAGTGTGcataagtcaaataaataactcaGAAGTTCACCAAATTACAAACAAGGATCATTAATATCAGAAATCTGAAACCCAGTGGAAAAAAGATAATAGAACTAACCTTGGTCAAGTAAGTCTCCATGCTATTATTCGAAGGGCGTGGAATTGAGGTAGAAAACCTTAAGTTTGCTCTTGGAGTAAGATTTCTGTTGAGCACTAAAGGATTATTGAAATTTCCAACACAAGGGGGCTCCAGGACTGGCCTCGTGCTAACAGTGTTGAAGAAAGATCTGTTCTGCTGCTTCTCCACCTGAAGTTTGGCGCTGACCACTGCCAGCCTCTGATGAGTCCTGGGTAAGATGGAAAACACCAATTTCATTCATGATTATCTGCATTTTTTAAGTTGCCATATAGTAAATGGAATTCCCATTAAATTATTTGAACACTGAAAACACAGAGCAGACCTCCTGTAAACAATAACAGTTGTAATCTTGCTCTAAAGAAGTACACATGTGTCTGGGGCTCCTCAAGTAATAAGGCACagttgggagaggagagaaagggcatcagagagaaagggaggtggcCTCACACGGACACCTGCTGCCTCTGGGACAAACCTGCCTCCAGGAAACAGTTCAGGGATGAAGAAACACCCCATGCCACAAAGCCACGTTCAAGTGCTTCCTTTCACCACCCTTGTATACATGTTTCACTCATGACCTCAGAGAAATTCAGCTTTTGGCTCTGAGGAATCACCTAGAGCCACAATCTCAAGGGAGGACGAGAAAGTCAAAGGCTAAGGCTGAAAAGAGCTAAAACAGCCCCAGGAACAATTACAAGTATCCCCTGCTTTTCCAAAGTTCACTTTATGTTACTTCACTTCTCCAAAGGGCCTATGTCAGTACCTGTTTTTGatgatcaaaaaaataaaaaaatctgaagacaATTTCTGGTCtcatttaaaaagccaaaacTCTAAACAGTGTTCAGTGTACGTTTTACAGTGAGAGGCATCGCGCTCCCCAGGCAGGGAGACTGGCCCCACTGACCTCCTTCCCCGGGAAGCCACACCCCACATCTCAGCATCAAGTCGCCACAGCCCTAAGCCCCGTCTGGGAGCACCTGTGCTTCACTTGTGCATATTCATTTCATGTATTGACTAGCAGAATGTGTCCTCAGGTCCctgcttctttgctttatgctGCTTTGGCTTTTGAAAGGCTTCCTAGGAGCGCTCTGCTTTCAGATAGTGGGGAAGCCTGGACTGGGCACTGCCGGTGGGATCTGCCCTTTCCATCTTCCACACCCCTCAGTCGGGTCACTACATTACTTTTAGCCACTTTGTGACTTACCCTGCCTCTAACCCATGTGTTCATTTCCCCTGTTTCATAAGCACGCCTGTGCATAGTGTGGGAAGCCGTGACACAGTGCTAACAGTCGGTCTTAGGGTGCCCCCTTAGCAGTGGCCAGCTAGTTAGCTTTCCCTTCCTACGAATCTCATGCCCCACTCTATAAAAATTAGGCTTTAGAGACAAATCAATGAACTAAATTTCGTTTCTGTGATTCTGTGTTTTGACTTACTTGTCTAGTTTATCTTCCAATGACTTTATAAGTTCACATTCTACTAGGTAgagttgcttatatttttccaacTCTGCTTTATTAGAATCTTCTTgcaaacttttcattttggagaGTTCAGATTCCAAGTCTTTAATTCTGACTTCCATCTGTTGAAATCCAGCTTGTGTCTAAGGCAAATtgaaaaagataacatttttaaaataatcattaaccTGGAAAATTACATTTATTCCCTTTAgttttgagtcagtgattcagAGAGCGAtttcaaaggtgaaaaaaaaaaaaaaagagagagcggAAGTTTAAAACAATTATTGTTAATGTGAAGTGAATTAAAtctgaattataaaattaaagtggAATCACTGTTACAGTAGTACTTATATAATCTGATAATTCAAAGAATAAGAGgatcaacttaaaattttaaaaattgaacaagaTAATAATTCAAGAGGATGGTACCAGTTCTAAaccacaatattttcttttcttcctaatgGTCTTGTTTTTTACCAATTGGTCTTATAAGTAAAAGGATTCTCTAGTGAGAATCATTCTGAAAGGTCAATTTAGTGATAACTGTGATGGAAACGGAAATATTAAAAGGGAAAACAAGCGCCCCCCTTCCTTCCAGAAATCTACAAAACTAACTGCTCTAAGGGAGGCAGAGGAAACACCTACGCGGTACACATCCAAAATGTACTGTGCAGGGAGAGTGAACTCAAGCACAGGACAGACCAACAAAGTAATCTGCAAAACATGGTGACTTCTCTTAATTTCTCTACGAGATCCTGTCTCGCTCTTTCTTCACTCTCCTGTTGATATTGCTCTACTTGACCGTGTTCTATCATATTCACTTCTGTATGACTTCTGAGGGTCACTACTTCTTGCTCcaacttctttctcttctctctagttttttacatttcttttgcaCTAGTTTCATAGATAATAACTCCTGTtgaaaaacttgattttttgCATCCAGGTACAGACCTTTTGAAGATGCAGTTTCCAGCTCTGCTGGAAAATCATCAGTCTTCAAGAATATAAAGATAGTGTTTGCTAGTGAAGAAAGTGGACTGAGCACAGCCTAACTCAAACCCAGGATGAAATAAATACGATGGTATCTGTATTGTAGAATGTAGGACCAGGGATTACTCAGAGAATCAAGAAAGATGTTCTCACCACCAAGAGTCACAAAATATGTTCTTCACTGTCATCTTTGTCACACAACAATTGCACTTGGTTTTACACTCTTTTATGGTCCTACAataatatttttctatctttcctCCATAAAATGACTACAAGTCACCTCTTAGTAGAATGTCTCTTACTCCTCCCCCCATCTTAATGTCCCAGGATTTTAAAGAAGTTTGAGGGATACTgtactgtcatgcattggagaaggaaatggcaacccactccagtgttcttgcctggagaatcccagggactggggagcctggtgggctgccgtctatggggtcgcacagagtcggacatgactgaagtgacttcgcagggCTAAGTTAATAAATCCCTTCCAAAAGAAGACTATGAGAATAAGACTCTAATTCATAAATCTTGTAAATATGGATTCTAATCCCATAAGCCTTTTTCTGAAGTACAAAGACGTTTTGCTAATTTGAATTGCATTCCAAACAGAATTATTTGCAAAGTTAAAGAAATCCCATTTCCTAACAGTTTACAGAGATGATCCACACATTtttctgaacagcaacaacaaaaaatgcctcATTCTTGTAATCCTTTGTTACTGTCCATTTATGCAAGACAAGTGCTGTGCACATCAATAAATATTCCCTGTTACATCAATGTATACTTAGCCAAGACTCCCCCTCATGGAAGAAATGTCAATAGTGTAAAATCAGGGGCTAAACTGTTCCTCAGAGCCTAGGTAACAAGCGCTGATGTGAAAGGGCTCAAAGAGCTGGATAGTCAGGAAAGCTCCATGAAGGAGGAGAGACGGCGCCAGGTCTGAAATAATGAAGGACTAcccaagaggaaaagaaactgtAAAGACAGAAAGGACAGTCTGAGCAAGGGCCAAGGAAAGGTGAAATCAGCCAGCTAACTCTGAGGATAAGATCCAACcacagggaaataaaaacatgtgcaCACAGAATCATGGAAATCAGTGTCCACAACAGCATTATTAATAGCCCCAAAGCGGAAACAACCCAAAGCTCCATCTAGTGATGATGGATACATGGCTTAGCTTACTGTTGACAACCAACAGAAACGGAAGAACTGATACTTGTTATCACATGGATGAACTGTGAAAACATGACATCAGATGAGCAAAGCTAATCCCAAAGGagcatactgcatgattccatttatataaaataccgAGGACAGGCATGTCTAGAGAGACAGATATTAGACTGGGGGTTGCCTGGGActgagggagatgggaggccATGGGTGGCGGCTAAGGGATGCAGGGTTTCTTTTAGggggtgatggaaatgctctAAAATTGACTGTAGTCACCGGTTACACCTCTCTAAGAGATACTGAACTACACATGTCGAGTGGGTGAATTCTATGATacgtcagttatatctcaatagcttttaaaaaaatccagtcCAATGCAGGACCCAGATAATCTTCTTAATTCTCTAGTTGGGATGTACGTATTCTACACCATCTGAATACCTCCATGCTTTTACAATAtacttaaaatgaaaaggaaagaaggcaatGCCTAAACTTCACCTGGTTTGCATAATACCTTTTATGCAGAAGTTATTCTGAAATCCATGAAATAAATATAGACAGAATTCTACAGCCATTCAcaaaaggaaagatgagaaatgaTAATACTCTGAACGTTCCATTAAATTAATGACTTTAATCTGGCTTGCCTCATCATGGTAATACAGTTATCACTTTAAAAAGTattgtttcaaagaaaaaaaaggctcTCAACTTGTGTGTATAATGAGGCACAATTCTGAACCTTCCTAAGGgtaaataatataagaaaaaaacaacataatGCAAATGGCAGGATGAAAGTCTGAGTTTAAGAAACGAGTGCATTATAAAGATAATAAGAAAATTGTAGTAAGTTACTTGTAACAAAATTACAGAAGAAAGCTGACCATGAAAATGAGTGTCCTAAAACACTTTATCCTACATATTAACTGTTAACACGTTCAATTTCATACATACCTGACTTGTGACTTGACGTGGTTGTAGTAGTTTACAATTGTTCTCCAAatcctgagcctcagcttctaACTTAGGACAATAACGTGACATGAGCCTCAGTGAAGCCTCCGACATAGACTGCTTTTTTACAGCGTCATCCAGTTCTTGTTGAAGTTGTCTCACCACTGCCTAATAAGATGCTCTGTCACTGAGTTTATCAAATCACTTTACTATTATGTTATATTAATAACAGATAACTCCAACATATGGACTTTGAAAACTATCGCCACAGACAGCAACTCACCTTCTTTTCCCTCCTCACTGAATCTAGTTACAGACACAGAAGGGGCCACCCTCCAGCCTTCCTGACGTTAAGTTACTCAAAGGATGTGGCCCCACTGTCCACGCCCTGCCCCTCCCAATAAATCTGCAGAGCGTCACCACCTCACGTCCAGAAAGAAATGAGCGTGAAGGTGGGACAAGTGGTGGAAAATTCCACACTgtggaaacattttccttttttactaGAAGCTTTGATTAACTCAGAGATCTTCACAGATTCCAACCAGTGCTCAGATCTTTCCAATAGATTCCTACCTCAGCAGAAAAATGGGGCCATTCCCTTGTTGCTTATCTCTTTTATAACTAGTAGGGTgtctatgttaatcccaaactcctaatttatccctcctcctcacCTTTGCCCTTGGCTAACCGTAAGGACCTACtggagagcacagggaactctactcagtattctgtagtCACCTACCTgggaaaaggaactgaaaaagaatggatacgtgtataactgaatcagtttcctgtacatctgaaactaacacaaaattgtaaatcaaccatattccaatataaaagaaaaatgaaatttaaaaaatgaggttgCTCCCATGGCCTTCAAGGAGCCTCGACAACCTGGCCTCCACCTGCCTCCAGACTGCAGCTCCTACAACCCTCTCCCTGACTCACTCCATTCCTGCTGCTCACGAATCCTGCCATCCTTCATTTTTAGAGGACAAGCTTGTATTCAAATGATAGTAATTGATACTTAAAATGAGAATTATGAGCAAATTGTTTGTAAAAATGTTAAGTAAATCATAAACAGCAGTGGGAAGATTAAATCAAGAATAGTTTTGCTAAAGTTCACCACCTGAGTCCCAAATTACGATTTAATGATAAGTAGATGCATTTGAAGAGTTGAGAGGCTTTAAGAACAAATGATTCAAGGCTAAAATGTTTCCCATATTAACTCAAAttgacatgaataaaaataaaattgtaccaacaaataaaacaaaaagctatgacaagctaCTGAAGCCAAAGTACGGTATACAAAATATAGCCTCTGGGAAACCTGGAATTGACTATCAAGATAATCCAGGTAACTGAagcttcatttcaaaatattcatttcagGTTTGAGCATTTCATTTATCTGCTTCATCATGATACTGAAATGTGGtaacataaagattaaaattattatCTTAACGAAGAGTAGATTACTAGTACCTGTCTACGTTAACAATTTAGAACTAAATCTCTTAGCATTTCATAAACGACACAATGTCCCTATTCAAAGTAAAGGATTTCTTTGgtctaatttttatttgctgGATTTAGGCTGGTTTAGAGACCATAGATTCACAGcctgtgtattttttatattcaacTAGATTCAACATTTACCCAGAATCAAGAATCACTTTGAACTTTCTTTCAGGAAGTCTGAGATACTTCTCCTTCTGGATActcacttctccttctgctttctcattttcgTACTGACACATTCTCTCTTTTAAATGATTACATTCCTTGACTAACTCCTTGTTTCGTTCCtccagcatcagaccttgtttctcATGTTCGGCCTGAAGTTCTCTCACGATCTGCTGAAACTGGTCTTGGATGCTAATGACCGTCTTCTCTCTACTGTCGGCTCTGTTTCGCGCATTGTCCAGTTGCTGTCGGAGCAACATGTTTTCACTCTGGAGTTGAAATAATCTCTCCTCTAAGGATTCCTGCTTTCCAAGGTATGTATTCACTTTGCCTTGTTGGTTCCGATACACGTGTTCAATTTCCTGCTTTTGACCCTCTGCTTGGTGTAGGTCTCTCTGGACATGTTTtaacatcaaagtcttttctctaAGATCATCTGTTGTGTGATGCAGCTTGATTTTCAGCTTATTGAATTTACTTTCCACTGTAGATAGTTGCTGGGAAAGCATCTCATTGTTATCTTTTAGATTAGCCACATCAGACTTCATTTTGTCCTGCAAGCATAACCACTCGTCTCTTGCTCTCCGAAAGGCAAGTTCCAGGTCTCTTTTTGATGTCTGACCTTGATCACGATTGTGTAAGGCAGCAGCCAGTCTGGAACAGTAGGATTCCACTTCCGTTTCCAgtctttgtttgctttctttttcgtTCTCCAGCTTAGAGTTTAGCATTGCATTCTCAGCTGTCAGAGCATTAAGCTGGCCTGTATAGTGGGATATAGTCTTTGTTAACATTTCCTCATCCAGTTTTATTGTCTTTTGAAGGTCATCATTCTTTACTTTGAGAATTTCAATGTCCTCAAAAtagttctcttccttttcccgGTGCTGATTTTTCAGCGCGTCTCTCTCCAGTCTTAGCATGGCAATTTCCTCCTGCAGCATGTGGTTTTTGCTCAACAggtcttttgctttttcacaacTATCAGAAACCTAAGTGAAACAAAGGAGATGTTTAGCTAGTACTCAGTAAAGTGACATTCCATGATTTCCTCTGAAATGAAAGACTAACTTGTATGTTTACACAATGAAAAGACTGCACCAAGTGTGTCTCCAACAGGAACAAATAAGGTTCAATACAATCCTCAGACTTTACACCAGCATAAATTCCCAAAGGTTCAAAAATTTAATGGAAGACAACGAATCCACGAAAGTCAAAAAGAAATCCCAAGAGACTTTTCAAGAAGCTCAGAACTGGAAAGGCTTCTCTCTGAACTATAACAAACCCAGAAGGCTTCAAATAAAAGATTCATAGATCTGATTGCACTTAAAAATTGCATCTGACGTGgaatatttatataatggaaaactagtaagccataaaaaagaatggaataatgctatttgcagcaacaggcATGGACCTAGACTTTATCACCctaagtgatgtaagtcagacaaAGCCAAGTATTATATCATACTGCTTATATGTAGACTctaaaatgaacttattcacacaacagaaagagactcatagacacagaaaccAAACGTATGGTGACCACAGGGGAAAGCGGGGTAGGAGAGGGATATATTAGGATGTTGGGATTAGCATATACACACTAGTAGATATAAAATAACCAACagagatctgctgtacaacataaGGAACTACACCTATATGCTGCAAGAAGAATCTGAAACggaatatgtgtgtacatgtgagcgtgtgtgtgagtgagtgtgtatgtgtattagtcactgagtcatgtccgagtctttgcgaccttgtagactatatagcctgccaggctcctctgtccatggaatttcccaggcaagaatactggagtgggtagccatttccttctccaggctgccgctgccgctgctaagtcacttcagtcgtgtctgactctgtgaccccatagatggcagcccaccagactccgtcgtccctgggattctccaggcaagagcactggagtgggttgccatttccttctccaatgcatgaaagtgaaaagtgaaagtgaagtcactcagttgtgtctgactcttagcgaccccatggactgcagcctaccaggctcttctgcccttgggattttccaggcaagagtactggagtggggtgccattgccttctccatcttctccaggggatcttcccaacccaaggattgaacccaggtctcctgcattgcaggcagattctttacagtctgaaccagcagggaagccccatttatataatatacacgcacacatgtacatatatatctgaatcactgtgctgtatacctgaaattaacagaatattgttaatcaactataattcaataaacacCACCACTTGCTAGGTTTATAAACACTGCATCTGATACCTCCTACACATCTACTTCACAGTAAGAGCCTTAACTCTGTATAAATAGACTACATTTTGTACAGAAAGTTTTTCCTTGAGAATATGCTACCTTCTAACATTTTAATAGGCAATTACAAGAATTACACCTATTGACAACTGTATTAAGCACTTCTACAAACATTAATTAACTCATTAGCTATAATGATTCTGGgaaggaaaaagttaaaaatatgagTAAGCTGCAGCCTTTTCGCCAGGTCTTTGGACTCTACTAGTCTTCTTACATCAAACCACATGTCTCTAGTACAAACATATCAATACAAAATAAGCTTCCTATTTCATTCATGGTACATACACTAATGGTAAATAAGGTAAAATTTAGAAACCTCTTAGAAAACTATGAGATTATTTGTTGCAGCAATAACTTTCATTATCTCTCCATAATGTCTAAAATAGTAAGACggggaaaatacaatgaaaaacactTAATAACTATCACTAAATATATGTTATGCCATAtctatcactgttttcaaaaGTTTCCTGTACTGAAACAGGACACTCACAGAGCAGAGTGCTCATGTTCTCACAAGCAGAAGAATGACACACAAAATGTGGTCTCTGAACTGCCTATAGTTTCCTCCTTACCATCAGGGAAGTGAGAAACTAACCTAATGATCAATCGAGGAAGTGAAATCATTACCAAAACCCAGAATATCTATTATTAGTAGCAAGAgtttcccccccgcccccgccttggtgtgtgtggggggttaGGGGGGCACTTTTATAAGTTGTTCTaaagaaacaactttttaaagtgtTCAAAAGTGTTTTTACAACTGATGTCGcagtttttacaaaatgaaaaccagtAAATGATGTGAAAAGGTCGTTGACAGGATATTAAAGAAATGACAGTGGAGCCAAGAACGGACTCTGATTCAGACACTGAAGGTGACGACGTGCATTGAGGGATAGATACGTTCACTCCAGAGCAGAGGGACTTGGTCGGGTAGCGCAGTCGACGGGAGACCACACATGGTCTTCCTTGCCTAAACCACAATCAGGGTCCTGGCTCCTCTGAGATAGTCACAAAAGATTTGAGATCAATTCctatagaaaatattaaaggcCTCTCCTTGGATGAGGCCATCCTATGTCACTACCTGACTGCTCTAGACAAATGGATCTGAATTACAAATACTACTTTCCCGAGCTCTTCCCGAGAGCTTTTCGTTGTGGGAGATCTACTGCTAGGACCTCGGGGATGGGACCCAGTCCATGTTTGAGAGGGATTTCGGTGTGGGAGCAAATTCCTCTGCTCTGAGATGCCACTTGAGAACTCTGCAAAATGAAGGACAACCAACTTCAAGAGTGTCTGGTGTCTACCAACTGCTGGAAAAAAATTCCTGCACCTCTTGAGGATGTCAGTTAACGCCTGTCCTTGAGGACTCTGCTGTGAGGGAGAACGCAGCTGGGAAAGCTGGAGCCAGCTCTGAGCTGTTCATGGGACATGTGGCCTGGAGGGCTGACGGGCACAGAGGGAGGGGGGTCCAGAGGGAGGGGGGTCCACGACCCTCAGCCACCTGCCAGACCGAAGGCCAGAGGCAACTTGATGTAAAATTAGGCACGATGGTCCCTTCCAGTGCCCCTTCTCCTCTAGACCTATTCACTCACCAACAGTCCCTCAAGGCAGAAGGATCTGTTGCCTGAGGTGGGCTGAGAGCTTAACCTCCAGTTTCTACACCATTCTCAACCCTGTGGTTTCTCAGGATCTATTGTGTGAGCTACTGACGtgacctcttcctccctctgctcgAAAAAGTGCACCCAGCATGTCAGGATCATACAATTCTTATTTCTAGCCTTGTTACTTTGggaattttgaatttcttttcttttgtttttaacaattaACCTAAAATTTCCTGTAACACTAAACAAAATGACACAAAATAAATGGTACAACACtaaataaaatggtattttttaaaaagggggtattataaataatattgatgAAATAGTGttagaaatttgaaattttcacCAAAGATTACCTGATTCAGATTATTTCTCTCAGTCTTCAGTTTTACTTCTACTGCTTGGAAAGTGAGTTCTAGTTGCTGTTTCACTTCAACTTCTTTACTATATTcgtcttcttttcttcttaaatgcTCCATCATTTTTTCACATAACATATCGGCATTTCTTCTATTCTCTTCTTCTTGCTTTAAGGTGACTCTGCAAAATTTAAAGCTCTTCTTAGAAAATCATGAGATTATTCACTGCTGCAATAACTTTTGTTCCATCTTTACaatgtttaaaatagtaaacGTGGGGGAATACAATGAAAAGCACTTAATAATGGTCACTGTTTGCAGACAGAGGGTTAGGAATAAaacaattgttttcattttctcttgagaAAAATGGCTACTTTATACATCtgcaggtgggaatgtaaaataatataaactttcCTAAGAATAGTTTAGAAATATAGATCACAGACCTTTTTTAAGTTCTCATACTTTAACCAAATAATAcgatattattaaataattagaaaGGTAGACATGAATTTATAGAAAAGGTGTTCCCTGCAGTATTAAATagaatacagaaaagtgaaaaacaaccgAAAGTCAATTTGCTAAATAATTAATAAGGTTTCCATTATGGTGGACTTCTTTATGGTCATGAAAATGATGATTTGGAAAAACATACATTATTAGAAGCATTCACTGTTAAGAACCTGCCATATTATTTCCAAGAATTTCACACTCCACAATACTAGTGACACTTTCTCCCCTGTAAAATCCTAGAGGATAAGTTAGTCCTTATAACACGTCTACGTCTCTGCAGTATTAAAGGAAACAACAGTtcacatatttctttaaaagcaagATGTACAGTACCTCAAGCTGCCGAGCTCTCTTTCCCACTCCACTTTCTGATGCTCTAACTGTGACTTTACTTCTTTGGTTTCTGACAGCTCTTTCTGTAGCCCACGAACCTTACTTTTCATTCTGTAAAATTCTCCTCTAAGTAGTTCACAATGGCTTCTTTGGCTTCTTTGAGAAC belongs to Bos indicus isolate NIAB-ARS_2022 breed Sahiwal x Tharparkar chromosome 13, NIAB-ARS_B.indTharparkar_mat_pri_1.0, whole genome shotgun sequence and includes:
- the LOC109567898 gene encoding ankyrin repeat domain-containing protein 26-like isoform X2 — encoded protein: MVEFLVKKKANIHAVDKMKRTALMLAVKYELPDVVRLLLQQGADIFSQDVFGWTAEEYAVFGGFNIFHQLISEYKEKRSKTSPENSNPVDESSEEHSSRRFPNKPGIDLGPTSNDEVLDFKTKHVLKPKLTKLMKASQQSKRNEAKCGILRPESTTFSQDNNSDSNVEDVVETFPKPSPWFEGICHPAFPSPEPVPKLLKSVTGLGRTKHSISESLPQKYVDHLPGTAGQRGKKTLNGQVEDSPGKYPNVKPAVRMKESVPNKTVRMKDLQTSSSDLSREGDWEMITEEEQEKLDEDENNRAQVEEEKKHKSSEVEVSENVCDAADESGSFQQRKRGGNSNQEFPAMQNEGSDSLRTSPSVSHEAGLVVMSSLSSDPGLHRKEVKKKNDDKWTPEEHVIAPIFEKTDSLTGGLLHVNDDGILREVDQGDDRPARKTPYEKKKVKEQINYVNDLDDLTQSSETVSEDGDGLYSTNSPLEVEPLDVGLKDSVGLLKIQDTVLSHERLVGSQRSQRSHCELLRGEFYRMKSKVRGLQKELSETKEVKSQLEHQKVEWERELGSLRVTLKQEEENRRNADMLCEKMMEHLRRKEDEYSKEVEVKQQLELTFQAVEVKLKTERNNLNQVSDSCEKAKDLLSKNHMLQEEIAMLRLERDALKNQHREKEENYFEDIEILKVKNDDLQKTIKLDEEMLTKTISHYTGQLNALTAENAMLNSKLENEKESKQRLETEVESYCSRLAAALHNRDQGQTSKRDLELAFRRARDEWLCLQDKMKSDVANLKDNNEMLSQQLSTVESKFNKLKIKLHHTTDDLREKTLMLKHVQRDLHQAEGQKQEIEHVYRNQQGKVNTYLGKQESLEERLFQLQSENMLLRQQLDNARNRADSREKTVISIQDQFQQIVRELQAEHEKQGLMLEERNKELVKECNHLKERMCQYENEKAEGEAVVRQLQQELDDAVKKQSMSEASLRLMSRYCPKLEAEAQDLENNCKLLQPRQVTSQTQAGFQQMEVRIKDLESELSKMKSLQEDSNKAELEKYKQLYLVECELIKSLEDKLDKTHQRLAVVSAKLQVEKQQNRSFFNTVSTRPVLEPPCVGNFNNPLVLNRNLTPRANLRFSTSIPRPSNNSMETYLTKMRRELDRSIARALREVDPQFASDAFRVSSQRSTDGSNVCDDLLL